A DNA window from Solanum lycopersicum chromosome 3, SLM_r2.1 contains the following coding sequences:
- the LOC101245230 gene encoding SWR1 complex subunit 6 yields the protein MDEEISNSARRMSMRTRKIAPKMAAALASSDNRTQAMLARLDALESDNAVVEPQLLDDDDEASLDDEDQVFHKKYPKGTKRKTRQAKALENKRAPKSFLELLNEANLESLPPHVPTYLRAAVGPPSSIARRHFCTVCGFSSTYTCVQCGMRFCSIKCRTIHNDTRCLKFVA from the exons ATGGATGAAGAAATATCGAATTCAGCGCGGAGAATGTCTATGAGAACTCGTAAAATTGCTCCAAAGATGGCTGCTGCTCTTGCCAGTTCTGATAATAGAACACAG GCTATGCTAGCGCGGCTTGATGCTTTGGAAAGTGATAATGCAGTAGTGGAACCTCAACtacttgatgatgatgatgaagctTCTCTTGACGATGAGGAtcaag tATTTCATAAGAAGTACCCAAAGGGCACAAAGCGGAAAACTCGCCAAGCAAAGGCTCTTGAGAATAAGAGAGCCCCAAAATCATTCCTTGAGCTCTTGAATGAG GCAAACCTAGAGTCCTTGCCACCACATGTGCCAACCTATTTAAGAGCAGCGGTAGGACCTCCAAGTTCCATCGCTCGCCGCCATTTCTGCACAGTTTGTGGTTTCTCCTCGACCTATACATGCGTGCAGTGTGGGATGCGCTTCTGCTCAATCAAATGTCGGACCATTCATAATGATACTCGATGCTTGAAATTTGTTGCTTAA